Within Peromyscus leucopus breed LL Stock chromosome 16_21, UCI_PerLeu_2.1, whole genome shotgun sequence, the genomic segment GCATCCCTTTAAGCTTGGGAAAGCCTTGAAGAACAGACATCTGATCGATAGTGCTATTGAAAATATGACCAGATATAAAGTCCCATTTATCTGTACTTGGGGCTTTTATTAAAGCAGCCTAAATCCTTTGCAAATAAGCTTTTCCAGAAAGCTTGATCAAtgtagacaggcaggcaggattACCAGTGACCCATCATGCAAAACAAACCCCACTCGTGTCCACTGGGAGAGCTGTGGTAGTTGAGGTGCTTGAAATGGGCGAAGACCCCACGACTTCCTCCTCGGTTAGACAGCTTCCGAGGAGGCTATGGCTCACACTCAGCTTCATTTGCGGATGGATTTGGCTGTTCACACAAGATCGTTCAGTGCAAATATTCCTTCCTTGGCATCAAGGATCAGTTGAAAAGGAAAGCTGAAAATTAGCcacacaggaggaaaaaaaaaaaaacaaaaaccacatggtattccAGTTACCAGGGAGGAATAATTGAATGCAGATTGCGTCTTTAATTTAATTTGGAGGCCTttcatcctttcctttccttcattcgCAGCCAATACTTAGTGAGCTAATTTGTACCTGGttcattttcctccttttatcttatcttttttttttttttttagcaccaaCCGTGGAGATTAGAAGCTCTCTATGAACAGAAAGGATGAAGCCTgacttgggacatttttttctcttacattctAAGGTTTACTTGAATTTGTGCATGTGCTTAATATAAAGGGTTGAGATACAGGCCTCCACTCTgagcttctcttcctcttctcccgaGGAGCTACAGTGTTGAGTAGTTTATAGACTTCTCCATTTTCTCCAGGGGAGCAGTGTCTAGACTGTAGTCCACATAGAATCACTAATTCCAGAGGGGGTGCAGAGTGAATCACCccatcaacaaaaccaaaagcttaAAGGAACATCGACGTCAGTGTCTAGAAAGTACACAAGAGGATGCATGAGCCTCACTAATCAAGTGGAGTGTcgtgagaggaaaaaagaaagaagaaaaatgaaatatgcaaCTCACATTCCTAACAAAGAAGAGCctcatctgtaaaaaaaaaaaaaaagggggggtgggggtatagctgggaggagggaactgggcAGTGCCGGAGAGAGGTGCTTGTTATAAACTGCAGTCTGAGAGAGAGGTTCAGGAGATACAGTGTGCCCTGCATCTTACACTGAAAAAAAAGCCCGCCATATACCTGTGCACAAAAAGTTATACAtggtctgaaaatatttattcCGAGTATTTCACTATTTCTAATTGTATGAAATGTTAATGCCTTAaaagtttcactttttttttaaaaaaaaatgattttctctttGCCAATACACTTTTTCTTCCTCCCgggtcctcttcctcttctcattccCCAATCCCCCTCCCCAGACCGATTTTTCTTCTGCTCTTTAGTACCCTCCACACAAGCCCTCCTTTCAGCGGGGAGAGTCTCAAAGGAAGACTGTATCCGAATTGTTTCCCGGCCTGTGTGTGCCAACTTCTCTACTCCTCCAGCGCCTGGTGCCAGCAGGCTGAACACTGGGATAAAGGCAGACCTTCCCCTTCCCAGTTTAGCCCCCTCACATGGTAATTCCCAGCAATGTGCACTATTTTTCTTAAACAAGACCACTCATCGTAGGTGAAGCAACTTCAGAGCTGGGCGACAAAGACGACTtggctcaaaaataaacaagcattcAGAGTTAGAGGTCTGTACTTCAAAACCCAAGCCCTCCTGGTAGAGGAAAGAACAAACAACTCAACTCGAAAATAAAAGCCCAACTTTAAAACGCTCATTTGGTAAACTCTAATCATGGGTCTAATAAAAGCCATGCTATACACTACACCCAGCTTATTTCTCCGGGGAGACATGAAAAGCGAGTCCCATGGAATGAGAGAATGGAGAGCCATTTCTGCTTCTTTTAGTCACGGAGAGGGCAGACACGAAGGTGGCaaccaacttttaaaaaacagatgtTTGAAAACCgcgtagacaaaaaaaaaaaaaaaaaaaaaaaaaaaaaaaaaaaaaaaaaaaaaacaacaggccAAGAAAGCAACCTGACATTGGGTGACAGCATGGAGGTTGGGGACACGTAGGGTAAGGGACACACAGATTGTTTTATGAACTCAGTATCCTGCGCAGGCAGTATTTCCCGAACGTCCAATTTCCTAGGGGAATAGGGGCAGCTGGGGGGAGCCTTTCGGAGGCTGGATGCACAGGAATTTCAGGTGGAGAATTACAGTCCCACAGGGCAAAGATTTCCTTCAGCTGTAACTAAGtgctgggaaggaaagaaaaaaaaaaaaacaacaacagataaAACCACTAACCCAATCTCCTTTACAGACCCACAGCATCATCATAGAAGATCAGCGTCAAGAAAGGCCACCTGCTCTATCcatgctgcctgctgctgtgcaCAGGCAGGTGGCCTTCCAGGGAACACTGGCCACTTCAGCAGCAGGCGGCAGGGTGGTGCTCAGGATCTATCTCAGAGAACGCTAGGCAGCATTCGCTCCAAGCAAGAGTGGCCTGACAAACTCCAGGCCATAGAGGTCTCAGAGAATGATCCAGAAAAGGGGCCAGGCAGGCCACCCGGACGATGCCTGGGGCAGTAGAAGCCTTAAGGATGGAGCAGAACAATTCTAACTCACTTGCCAAAGCGTTAGGAAAAGATGGCAGGACCTCCCCCCAACCCCATATGTCAGTGTTTGCACCAAGGGCTAATTTAGCATCATGGGCTGTCTGTACCAGAAGAGATTGGTCCCTAAGTTGAGTTGTTAGTATCCCCCTTTCTACACACTTCTCCAATCATAATCACCTGTAGGCACTGATAAAGCCTCCTAGTAAATCAAGCCCAGCTCCAAGTTTGGGTCCCATCCAGTTGGGCAAAATCATCTGTGCTATTTAATGAGCCCAATCTCGGACAGGGCAAGAAATCCCAAGGCGGACTCTTCCCACCCTTGACCACACAAGTCCCCTCAACGCCCCTTCTCCACCCACAACAGtcaggggaggaggctggggactGCCCATCCGTGGCTGCTCCACGCTGAGTCCGAGACTGTGCGCGCGGAGGAGGACTGAGAACTCAAAAGTGCCCAAGAAGCACAAAAAGGATGCGGGCCCTCCGGAGCCCCACCGCCCCTGTCCCCTAGAGGGGGCCGGGCCACTACCTCCTGGAAGAGCTCCAGACTGTAGGTGTTGTCGTCGTCGGCGAAGAAGAGCACCCCGGGTTGCGCGCTCTGGTGCTGGTGCCTCTGGCGCAGCCAGGCGAGGCCCGCGTTGCGCTGCTCGGTGGCGCGCGGCAGCCACGGCCGCTTGTAGCGCCGCGGTGTGGGCACGTGCAGGTGCGTGTTGGGCAGCCCGGCCCGCGCCAGGAAGCTGCTCACCAGCTCGCTGCGTGTGGCTCGATCCTCCACCAGGATCCAGTGCAGCTGCGCCACCTGGCGGAACGTGTTAGCCAGGCGGGTCAGCTCGGCTTTCTGCACCGGGCGGCTGTAGGTGGGCGTGATGGCATAGATGGTGGGCAACCGCGGCTCCGGCTGCAACGGAGGCCGGGACTCGTTGCGCTTCTCGGCAGCGTCACGCCCTAGGCTGCCCCGCCGGAGCGGGACTCGGGAGCCCCCGCAGCCCACTGTGTGGGGAGAGAAGTAGGGGCGCGAAGTGAGTTGGGGCGCGGGCCTGCGGGGATCCACGTCCAGCATGATGATGACGATCAGGATCCAgggcaggaggatgaagaagcGGCTGCACAGCGCCGACTTCATGGTGCGCGCTCCCCCACGTCTCGGgcaccccccaccctccagcaAGAACTAGCCTGGGGTGGGAGACCTCGGTGTGCAGCTcggacggcggcggcggcgtcagCTGTCAGGGATCAGCTGCAGGCGCGCTCTCCATCCGGCCCAGGGCGTTGCGGGGACCTGGGCGTGCGGGTTGGCGCAGATTCCGGGCGATCTGGAACTCCAGGCGGTGCAGAGGGACTGGCTGGAGCGGCGGGTCACTCTGGTTGAAGTCGGCGGGAATCGGGACGCAGTCCAGCCGCGCTCTGCTGGCCTCGGAGTTGTGCCGACTGCGAGCCAGGCGGTGGTCCCCGCTGCGCTCTTTCCAGAGTGCGAGCCTGGAACCCGCGAGCCGGTGTGCCTCGCCGCTCCCGTCCCGCACCGCTGCTGGTAAAGAGGCTCTGGCTGCCGGCCTCGGCGAGCGCTCTGGGACCCCTTTGAAGGCGGCGGCAGATGATGCGAGGGGCTTTCCTCCGTCACATGTCGGCCAGTGCAGCTGCCAGCCCGGGTGGACGCTGAGGATGCTGCGCCCCCAGCTCCGCTCGCGCGCCGCGGCAGAAACCTGCGCTCGCACCCCTCGCTCTCTCCTTCTCGGAACCTCTCCCGGCTCCAGACAGCAAGATCCCAaagcagggaaagaaagaaaaagcgaGGGGGCGGGGGCGCTGCAGACTCCAGCGTCCTCCCAGTGCTCCTGTGGGAAGATAGCAGCGCTGCTACTGGCGGAGAGGGGTTGCGGGGCGGAGGCGGGAAGGGCCCCGGCTCCCTGCGGGGTCTGAGCCTGGTGTTCCCCGCGGCCAGAGGCGGCAGGAGGGAGGATGGTCCCTGTGGGGCCGCGCGACCTCTGCCTGTGGGGGATGCTGTTCTCAGATCGCCGAGAGGGCTCAGCTCTCTGAAATGCTGCAGGGTCTTTGGAGATCAGCCAAAGAAAGCCATTCACGTGCGGACAACTCCAGAGACCtagagaggggagaaggagaagagaggcgGAGggggtaaaaaaacaaaaaacaaaaaaacaaaaaaccggtCCCTTCCCTGGCTCCCGGCTTGTGGGGTTGGTGTACAGAATCTCCGCAACCAAAACTGCTTCCTCATGAAAGGGAGAAATCAATAGAAGCCCACGGAGGTGGAGGGGGTGCCGCACATAGGTGTTTGGCATGGGTGGCAGCCCTTTTCAAAGAATCAATTCGAACTGGCGCTGCCCGGCCACAGTTGGATCTCTGGGGAAGAAATTTCTGAAAACTCCAGCTGAGTAggtttaacttatttttttcttcgtGTTGGAGCCCTCTGGGTTTGCAGTCTTAGGAATTATTCCTCGTGACCCTCCCTGGGATCCTTTCAAAGAGGCCTTGGAAGTGGAGTCACCTTCATTTTCTGCATGAGGGAGTGGAAGATGGAGACTTAAAAAGGGTTCCCGGGGTCAGTGGTAACTGGCAGAGTGGAAATAGAACGCGGGTGTCCTGGATATAACCTACCATTTCCTCACTGCACACCCTATCAGCACAGCCTGGCTGCAAGTGACTGGTCTTCCTCGATGTAAGATGGTACCATCAAATCAAGCTGGCCAGAGGATGACAAACAGAGCCATAGCAAAACTCTCAGTTGTTGAGGATCTACTAGCTGAACCCCAGGCTGATCTTAGGAGGGGGCTATGCTGCTAGCCACACCCCCGGGAGCCTCAGGGAAGCTCCCCCTACCCtatcccacccccgccccagatGAATCATTTCTGAGCCGACCTTCCTCCACAATCTGACCTTCCCAATCTTAAACCTTGGAAAATCCTTCTGACTACATTTGTGGGTAGCAAGCAGAGCGCTAGGGTAGATAGATGCTCCAGCCCCATCTCTCCGCTTCACATAGCTCTACCCTTCGCTTCGGGGCCCAGGGTCTGGCACTGTGTGGCTGATGCTGAAAACTAAGAGTGAATCTTCAaccatttctccttccatcacaATCCGAGTAAGCCCAGCCCTTCCGTCCCACCTTCCCTGGGTCACCCAGAGTCCAAAGCTGTGCAGAGTGGTGAGTTTGAAAACTACCTCATTCTGCATTCTACCTCAGGGCATGACGTGCATGCCAGCATCctgagggggagagaagggaggaagttgGTACAAGCTTTCCTTAAATTTGCGAAAGTCACACACAAATCTGTCCCCATTCCTCCCTTTACCAAAGTCGTTACTGAAACCTCCTTTAttcttttgaacattttaaatttggTCGAAGAGAGATGCCTTGTGACAGTGTGAGTGAGACTCAGTGGTTAGTGAGTCACACTGGGAGCACCCCTAACCTTTGTTAGCAGGGATATCTTCGTTAGTCCCGTTACACCATAAAACCTGttcagaattgtgtgtgtgtgttttctccagAACAGGGCTAGTCAAAGACAAGGCACGTTGGTAACCAATCAAACATGAAATTTAACTTGAGATGGTAGGCAGCACATAGAATTCACCGATCTCAAGCAATTCCTAAGACACATTCAAGGACTCTTGCTCTATCCCTTCCCACTGTgcttgtcttagggttactattgctgggGTGGACCACTCTGATCAAGAGGCAAGCTGGAGGAaagtggcttacacttccacatcagtCCATCAttgaacaggaactcaaactgggcaggacccgggaggcaggaactgaagctgaggccatggaggggtgctgcttactggcttgctccttatggcttgctcagcttgctttataGACTCCAGAGATGCCACCACCCGCAATGGActgtgccctcccccaccaatcactcattaagaaaatgcccttcagctTTGCCTGtggcccaatcttatggaggcattttcttaattgaggtcccTTCCTCTCAAATAACTTTAGCgtgtcaagttggcacaaaactatccagcacagtccTCACCCTGTGCTCAGTTTCCTCTGCTCTCTTGGGGATTGTGTTGGTTCCTGGGTTTGGTTGTCTATTACTTTCTCATTGTATAAATTGAGAGAGTCAATGAGCCTCTGAAAGTctgcttaattttaattattttttatttcttggtgtTTTGAACGAGAAAGCCTCTGCTAGGTTCATGGATTTAAACACTCCAGTTGGTcttcagctggtggtgctgtttgggaaggcttgggaggtgtggccttgctggagcagGTGTGTCCtggggggtgggctctgagaggGAAATGACTGGCCTGGGTCTAGTGTGCTTTCTGAGTAGCTACTTGTTTGTTGAGATGTGAGGTCATAGCTTCCTGTTCCTGAAAACCCCCTTTGCTCCCCATCCACAACCTCTGAAAACATAAGCCCCAATAA encodes:
- the B3gat2 gene encoding galactosylgalactosylxylosylprotein 3-beta-glucuronosyltransferase 2 — translated: MKSALCSRFFILLPWILIVIIMLDVDPRRPAPQLTSRPYFSPHTVGCGGSRVPLRRGSLGRDAAEKRNESRPPLQPEPRLPTIYAITPTYSRPVQKAELTRLANTFRQVAQLHWILVEDRATRSELVSSFLARAGLPNTHLHVPTPRRYKRPWLPRATEQRNAGLAWLRQRHQHQSAQPGVLFFADDDNTYSLELFQEMRTTRKVSVWPVGLVGGRRYERPLVKNGKVVGWYTGWREDRPFAIDMAGFAVSLQVILSNPKAVFKRRGSQPGMQESDFLKQITTVEELEPKASNCTKVLVWHTRTEKVNLANEPKSHLDTVNIEV